The Amblyomma americanum isolate KBUSLIRL-KWMA chromosome 6, ASM5285725v1, whole genome shotgun sequence genome has a window encoding:
- the LOC144094810 gene encoding uncharacterized protein LOC144094810, whose protein sequence is MLLRRSCFLFCSLVAVCWTGSALGNQTQENPCNGLCLATSQPTELCEVISTTSRCQEEGQLCCLKFSVPDLSTEPGGPLSPKVEAASWGSSGQLEESGRQYRNVYLDILGVVVSEALRAAIASEYESINEKAASFNATRQTDPTPDRVTTSPETSRSSSESPSQSSTASSVSNNGAPELLTPYDIDSNASTEPYVPDSSDGINSTPSKPAEGALSSRNSSSSRSPTRGSANETAQNSSTSPTTDEAASSTEGSGLPCPGTCVQSFVSWFCYNLRSEYKCPEGTTCCAPAPTTPKPEVPPCPGACLPAQLTGLCKRPARLLLRTTTCSRETICCTDTPRIW, encoded by the exons ATGCTTCTCCGGCGGAGCTGCTTCTTGTTCTGTTCGCTGGTCGCTGTTTGCTGGACGGGGAGTGCATTAGGAA ATCAGACCCAGGAGAATCCTTGCAATGGGCTCTGCCTCGCGACTTCTCAGCCAACAGAGCTCTGTGAAGTCATCTCCACAACCTCTCGATGTCAGGAGGAAGGTCAGTTGTGCTGCCTCAAATTCAGCGTACCCGACCTGAGTACTGAACCTGGCGGTCCACTATCCCCCAAAGTTGAAGCAGCGTCGTGGGGCAGCTCCGGTCAGCTCGAAGAGAGCGGGCGGCAGTACCGAAACGTATACCTCGACATCCTGGGTGTGGTCGTGTCCGAAGCTCTCAGGGCGGCTATCGCGTCGGAATATGAATCTATCAACGAAAAAGCCGCGTCGTTCAACGCCACGAGGCAGACCGATCCAACTCCAGACCGCGTCACGACTTCTCCGGAGACTTCACGCTCGTCTTCAGAAAGTCCAAGCCAAAGTTCCACTGCAAGTTCGGTTTCAAACAACGGCGCCCCCGAGTTGCTCACTCCTTACGACATCGACAGTAACGCTAGCACCGAACCTTACGTGCCAGATTCCAGCGATGGCATAAATTCCACGCCTTCTAAGCCAGCTGAAGGAGCTCTGTCTTCCAGAAACAGCTCCTCTTCGCGAAGCCCGACAAGGGGCTCGGCGAATGAGACCGCCCAAAACTCCTCAACGTCGCCGACAACAGACGAAGCCGCCAGCTCTACGGAGGGTTCGGGCTTGCCGTGTCCAGGGACCTGCGTGCAGAGCTTCGTTTCCTGGTTTTGCTACAATTTACGGTCGGAGTACAAGTGCCCTGAGGGCACCACTTGCTGCGCACCAGCCCCGACCACGCCGAAGCCCGAGGTTCCGCCTTGTCCCGGAGCTTGTCTCCCCGCTCAACTCACGGGCCTTTGCAAGAGACCTGCCCGCCTCCTCCTCAGGACCACCACGTGCAGTCGAGAAACCATCTGCTGCACTGACACACCGAGGATTTGGTAG